One part of the Streptomyces ferrugineus genome encodes these proteins:
- a CDS encoding universal stress protein has protein sequence MTGPVVVGLDGSPASVTAAWWAAREAADRHLPVVLLHSWTTQPLDVPIRQEAHTKQRYGRDILQRTAAELLHRHGDLTLTTELVSAPAAQALLEHGTSASVLVLGSRGYGSVASFLLGSSSLHVLGLTPCPAVAVRADDPAVETGWDHPAAANRDEVVVGVEDPATAAEPLLEFAFTSAATHGARLRAVRAVPLASLVAGPDEDIEAEERTRLADALAPWREKFPDVPVTKHVATGPAAQVLLTASARGRLLVVGRRRHPSLLTWKLGPVAHAALHHVSCPVAVVPHD, from the coding sequence ATGACCGGACCTGTAGTGGTGGGACTGGACGGATCGCCGGCGAGCGTGACGGCCGCCTGGTGGGCCGCCCGCGAAGCCGCTGACCGGCACCTGCCCGTCGTCCTGCTCCACTCGTGGACCACCCAGCCCTTGGACGTGCCCATCCGTCAGGAGGCACATACCAAGCAGCGCTACGGCCGGGACATCCTGCAGCGGACCGCGGCCGAGCTGCTCCACCGTCACGGTGATCTGACGCTGACCACGGAACTGGTGTCGGCCCCTGCCGCACAGGCCCTGCTGGAGCACGGCACGAGCGCGTCCGTGCTCGTGCTCGGCTCGCGCGGGTACGGCTCCGTGGCGAGTTTCCTGCTGGGCTCCAGCAGCCTGCACGTGCTCGGCCTGACGCCGTGTCCGGCTGTCGCCGTCCGAGCGGACGATCCCGCCGTAGAGACGGGTTGGGACCACCCGGCGGCGGCGAACCGCGACGAGGTCGTCGTCGGGGTGGAGGATCCGGCGACGGCCGCCGAGCCGTTGCTGGAGTTCGCCTTCACCTCGGCCGCCACGCACGGAGCGCGGCTTCGGGCGGTACGGGCGGTGCCCTTGGCCTCGCTCGTCGCCGGTCCCGACGAGGACATCGAGGCCGAGGAGCGGACACGCCTGGCCGACGCTCTGGCACCGTGGCGCGAGAAGTTCCCCGACGTGCCGGTCACCAAGCACGTCGCCACAGGTCCCGCCGCGCAGGTGCTGCTGACGGCCTCGGCCCGCGGCCGGCTGCTGGTGGTGGGACGCAGGCGCCATCCGTCGCTCCTGACGTGGAAGCTCGGGCCGGTCGCGCACGCCGCCCTGCACCACGTGTCGTGCCCCGTCGCCGTCGTCCCGCACGACTGA
- a CDS encoding universal stress protein, producing the protein MVRTVVVGLDGSSESRAAAEWAAREAKLRGLPLKIVHVWEPVPEPMAQAPLLGTETQLHWTERIPREAAQGIKLRHPGLEVTTEQLTGGYAETLVKAAEDAELLALGSRGLSGFGGFMVGSVGLSVVAHSTRPVVLVRAGEQAADEHEPDAAGIPSAATGYRPVLLGLDAESPDDSVIEFAFEAAARRETGLRVLHGWNLPPYYVYGLSGDVRFHDELTRQKAAILTETLRPWRQKYPNVEVTEESPSGSPGAHLVDASSEASLVVVGRRVRRSPFGAHIGPITHAVLHHAAAPVAVVAHN; encoded by the coding sequence ATGGTCCGAACCGTTGTAGTAGGTCTCGACGGCTCGTCCGAGAGCCGGGCCGCCGCCGAATGGGCGGCCCGCGAGGCGAAGCTGCGCGGCCTGCCGTTGAAGATCGTCCATGTCTGGGAGCCCGTCCCGGAACCCATGGCCCAGGCCCCGCTGCTCGGCACCGAGACCCAGCTGCACTGGACCGAGCGCATCCCGCGCGAGGCCGCCCAGGGGATCAAGCTGCGCCACCCCGGCCTCGAGGTGACCACCGAGCAGCTCACCGGCGGCTACGCCGAGACCCTGGTCAAGGCCGCCGAGGACGCGGAACTGCTGGCCCTCGGCTCCCGCGGACTGAGCGGTTTCGGCGGTTTCATGGTCGGCTCCGTCGGCCTCTCCGTCGTGGCGCACTCCACCCGGCCCGTCGTCCTGGTCCGCGCCGGGGAGCAGGCGGCCGACGAGCACGAACCGGACGCGGCGGGCATCCCCTCGGCCGCCACCGGCTACCGGCCCGTCCTGCTGGGCCTCGACGCCGAGAGCCCCGACGACTCGGTGATCGAGTTCGCCTTCGAGGCGGCCGCCCGCCGCGAGACCGGCCTGCGGGTGCTGCACGGCTGGAACCTGCCGCCGTACTACGTCTACGGCCTGTCCGGCGACGTCCGGTTCCACGACGAACTCACCCGGCAGAAGGCCGCCATCCTGACGGAAACACTGCGCCCCTGGCGCCAGAAGTACCCGAACGTGGAAGTCACCGAGGAGTCCCCGTCCGGAAGCCCCGGCGCCCACCTGGTGGACGCCTCCAGCGAGGCCTCCCTGGTCGTCGTCGGCCGCCGTGTCCGCCGTAGCCCGTTCGGCGCGCACATCGGCCCGATCACCCACGCCGTCCTGCACCACGCCGCCGCCCCCGTAGCGGTCGTCGCCCACAACTGA
- a CDS encoding response regulator, giving the protein MTEAHRFTAQEPIRVFLLDDHEVVRRGLSDLLDAEPDISVVGDAANVEHALVRAPAVRPHVAVLDVRLPDGDGITVCRELRSRMPELAVLMLTSFDDEDALLDAIMAGASGYVLKQIKGSDLVSAVRTVASGQSMLDPATTARLMRSLRTEPAAAPAEAPELAGLSPREREILALIGDGLTNREIGSRLYLSEKTVKNHISRLLAKLGVQRRVQAAVLATHLERPEAGDRAIQ; this is encoded by the coding sequence ATGACCGAAGCGCACCGCTTCACGGCACAGGAGCCGATCCGGGTCTTTCTGCTGGACGATCACGAGGTCGTCCGGCGCGGACTGTCCGACCTCCTGGACGCCGAGCCGGACATCTCCGTCGTCGGCGACGCGGCGAACGTGGAGCACGCCCTCGTCCGGGCCCCGGCGGTGCGACCGCACGTGGCCGTGCTGGACGTACGCCTCCCGGACGGCGACGGCATCACCGTCTGCCGCGAGCTGCGCAGCCGGATGCCGGAGCTGGCCGTGCTGATGCTCACCTCGTTCGACGACGAGGACGCCCTGCTCGACGCGATCATGGCCGGGGCGTCCGGCTATGTGCTGAAGCAGATCAAGGGGTCCGACCTGGTGTCGGCGGTACGCACGGTCGCCTCGGGCCAGTCCATGCTCGACCCCGCGACCACGGCCCGCCTGATGCGCTCCCTGCGCACCGAGCCCGCCGCGGCCCCCGCCGAGGCGCCGGAACTGGCCGGGCTGTCCCCGCGCGAGCGGGAGATCCTCGCGCTGATCGGGGACGGTCTCACCAACCGCGAGATCGGCAGCAGGCTCTACCTGTCGGAGAAGACCGTCAAGAACCACATCTCCCGGCTGCTGGCCAAGCTGGGCGTCCAGCGGCGCGTCCAGGCCGCCGTACTCGCCACCCACCTGGAGCGGCCGGAGGCCGGTGACCGCGCGATCCAATAG
- a CDS encoding amino acid kinase family protein, producing MRIVVALGGNALLRRGERPDADVQRANTVRVATALAALAHEHELVITHGNAPQLDLLAAQSTADPARNAPCPVDLLGAQTQGLIGTLLVRALRGVLPGRRVVALVTHTRVRGDDPAFEHPTEFVGRVYPERAARFLAAKYGWSMAEYRHGRRRVVPALSPERIPEADTVRLLLETGTVVVCAGGGGVPEVCDRATGAPHAVEAVVDKDLAAARLAEDLKADFLLVLTDVPNVYAGYGTPDQRPVLDATPAELRDAHFPQESMGPKAEAAARFVENTGRLAAIGALDAAYEIVHGRSGTLVRPDLFVT from the coding sequence ATGCGCATCGTCGTCGCCCTCGGCGGCAACGCCCTGCTGCGCCGTGGAGAACGCCCCGACGCGGACGTCCAGCGCGCCAACACCGTCCGTGTCGCCACCGCGCTCGCCGCGCTCGCCCACGAGCACGAACTCGTCATCACGCACGGCAACGCGCCACAGCTCGACCTCCTCGCCGCCCAGAGCACGGCCGACCCCGCCCGCAACGCCCCCTGCCCGGTGGATCTGCTCGGCGCCCAGACCCAGGGCCTGATCGGCACCCTCCTGGTGCGCGCCCTGCGCGGAGTGCTGCCCGGACGCCGGGTCGTCGCGCTCGTCACGCACACCCGGGTACGGGGCGACGACCCCGCCTTCGAGCACCCCACCGAGTTCGTCGGCCGCGTCTACCCGGAGCGGGCGGCCCGGTTCCTGGCGGCGAAGTACGGCTGGTCCATGGCCGAGTACCGCCACGGCCGGCGGCGTGTGGTCCCCGCGCTCTCGCCCGAGCGGATCCCGGAGGCCGACACGGTCCGGCTGCTCCTGGAGACGGGGACCGTCGTGGTGTGCGCGGGCGGGGGCGGCGTCCCCGAGGTCTGCGACCGGGCGACCGGGGCGCCGCACGCGGTGGAGGCGGTCGTGGACAAGGACCTCGCCGCCGCCCGGCTGGCCGAGGACCTGAAGGCCGACTTCCTGCTCGTCCTCACCGACGTCCCGAACGTCTACGCCGGCTATGGCACCCCGGATCAGCGACCCGTGCTCGATGCCACGCCCGCCGAACTGCGCGACGCCCACTTCCCGCAGGAGTCGATGGGCCCCAAGGCCGAGGCCGCCGCCAGGTTCGTGGAGAACACCGGCCGACTGGCCGCGATCGGGGCCCTGGACGCGGCGTACGAGATCGTGCACGGCCGCTCCGGCACCCTCGTGCGCCCCGACCTGTTCGTCACCTGA
- a CDS encoding Crp/Fnr family transcriptional regulator — translation MNAPATTSMPRALSAEHRERLLRIAREVSFPQGARLFEEGGRADRFWIIRTGTVDLDMRVPGRQPAVIDSLGHNELVGWSWLYSPHSWHLGAEAASPLRAYEFDAAAVRELCETDPEFGGSIARWVGEVVAHRLQAARVRLLDLYAPYGSGSPR, via the coding sequence ATGAACGCACCGGCAACGACCAGCATGCCTCGGGCACTGTCCGCCGAGCACCGGGAACGGCTGCTGCGGATCGCGCGTGAGGTGTCCTTCCCGCAGGGCGCCCGGCTCTTCGAAGAGGGCGGGCGGGCGGACCGGTTCTGGATCATCCGGACCGGCACCGTCGACCTCGACATGCGTGTGCCCGGCCGCCAGCCCGCCGTCATCGACTCGCTCGGCCACAACGAACTCGTCGGCTGGTCCTGGCTGTACTCGCCGCACAGCTGGCACCTGGGCGCGGAGGCGGCCTCGCCGCTGCGGGCGTACGAGTTCGACGCCGCCGCCGTGCGCGAGCTGTGCGAGACCGATCCCGAGTTCGGCGGGAGCATCGCCCGCTGGGTCGGTGAGGTCGTGGCCCACCGGTTGCAGGCGGCGCGGGTCCGGCTGCTGGACCTGTACGCCCCGTACGGCAGCGGAAGCCCGCGCTGA
- a CDS encoding DoxX family membrane protein — protein MAVHEHPHRRSGLHLPSFRRPRPASAADGSVREAAATTTAAGYAFASLRLLTGFVFLWAFLDKAFGLGYATRSGSGWIDGGSPTKGFLSGVAAGPMESTFHDWAGAGWADWLFMLGLLGIGLALVLGIGLRLAAVAGTLMMALMWIAEWPPAKHLSDGSPSMSTNPFAEYHVVYAVVLIALAAVGAGAVWGLGRVWARLPLVSRNPWLR, from the coding sequence ATGGCCGTGCACGAGCACCCTCACCGGCGTTCCGGTCTCCACCTGCCGTCGTTCCGCAGGCCCCGACCCGCCTCGGCCGCCGACGGCAGCGTGCGGGAGGCCGCCGCAACCACCACCGCGGCCGGCTACGCGTTCGCGTCCCTGCGCCTGCTGACCGGGTTCGTCTTCCTGTGGGCGTTCCTGGACAAGGCCTTCGGCCTCGGCTACGCCACCCGGTCCGGCAGCGGCTGGATCGACGGCGGCTCGCCCACCAAGGGCTTCCTCAGCGGTGTCGCGGCCGGGCCGATGGAGTCCACGTTCCACGACTGGGCCGGGGCCGGCTGGGCGGACTGGCTGTTCATGCTGGGCCTGCTCGGCATCGGCCTGGCGCTGGTCCTGGGCATCGGGCTGCGGCTGGCCGCCGTCGCGGGCACGTTGATGATGGCGCTGATGTGGATCGCCGAGTGGCCGCCGGCCAAGCACCTCTCCGACGGCTCGCCGAGCATGTCGACCAACCCGTTCGCCGAGTACCACGTCGTCTACGCCGTCGTCCTGATCGCCCTCGCGGCTGTGGGAGCCGGAGCGGTCTGGGGACTCGGCAGGGTGTGGGCACGCCTGCCGCTCGTCAGCCGCAACCCCTGGCTGCGGTGA
- a CDS encoding zinc-dependent alcohol dehydrogenase, translated as MKAAVVRAFGEPLVIEERPDPEPGPGQVRIRVEASGLCHTDIHAAHGDWPVRPNPPFVPGHEGVGLVEKLGDGVAHLAVGQRVAVPWLGKACGRCEHCLSGWETLCEQQINTGYGCDGGYAEKMLAWADFAQPVPDGVTAVDAAPLTCAGVTTYKALKVADVRPAQLVAISGVGGLGHLAVQYAKIAGATVAAIDVTDDKLELAAELGADLVIDARKQDVGEALKRHGGAHAAIALAVNEGAFTAVNSGLRRGGKLVMVALPAHGTVQVPIFDTVLNGTSVIGSIVGTRQDLAEVFQLHAAGRTKVICETRPLASVNESIDEVLRGQVKARIVFDLGTDR; from the coding sequence ATGAAGGCAGCGGTCGTACGAGCCTTCGGCGAGCCCCTGGTCATCGAGGAACGCCCCGACCCCGAACCCGGCCCCGGCCAGGTCCGCATCCGGGTCGAGGCCTCCGGGCTGTGCCACACCGACATCCACGCCGCCCACGGCGACTGGCCGGTCAGGCCCAACCCGCCCTTCGTCCCCGGACACGAGGGCGTCGGACTCGTCGAGAAGCTCGGCGACGGCGTCGCCCACCTCGCCGTCGGCCAGCGGGTCGCCGTGCCGTGGCTGGGCAAGGCCTGCGGGCGGTGCGAGCACTGCCTGTCCGGCTGGGAGACGCTGTGCGAGCAGCAGATCAACACCGGCTACGGCTGCGACGGCGGCTACGCGGAGAAGATGCTCGCCTGGGCCGACTTCGCGCAGCCGGTGCCGGACGGCGTCACCGCCGTCGACGCCGCCCCGCTGACCTGCGCCGGCGTGACCACGTACAAGGCGCTCAAGGTCGCCGACGTACGGCCCGCCCAGCTCGTCGCGATCTCCGGCGTCGGCGGACTCGGTCACCTGGCCGTGCAGTACGCCAAGATCGCCGGAGCGACCGTCGCCGCGATCGACGTCACCGACGACAAGCTCGAACTCGCCGCCGAACTGGGCGCCGACCTCGTCATCGACGCCCGCAAGCAGGACGTCGGCGAAGCGCTGAAGCGGCACGGCGGCGCACACGCGGCCATCGCCCTCGCCGTGAACGAGGGCGCCTTCACGGCGGTCAACTCCGGGCTGCGGCGCGGCGGCAAGCTCGTCATGGTCGCCCTGCCCGCGCACGGCACCGTCCAGGTCCCGATCTTCGACACCGTCCTGAACGGGACGAGCGTGATCGGCTCGATCGTCGGCACCCGGCAGGACCTCGCCGAGGTCTTCCAGCTGCACGCGGCCGGCCGTACGAAGGTCATCTGCGAGACCCGCCCGCTCGCCTCCGTCAACGAGTCGATCGACGAGGTGCTGCGCGGCCAGGTCAAGGCCCGGATCGTGTTCGACCTCGGGACGGACCGGTGA
- a CDS encoding CBS domain-containing protein, with protein sequence MPGSPHIVRDVMTRDVATVGRDAAFKDVVRTLQDREVSAVPVVDGRGRVLGVVSEADLLPKEEFRDSDPDRYTQLRRLSDLRKAGSLTAGELMTSPAMTVTADATLAQAARTMARARVKRLPVVAVDGRVEGIVSRADLLKVFLRDDEEIAEEVRREVMAYLFPPPASAARIAVDDGVVTVSGRIRDTSLVPVAARLIRAVEGVVDVTFELDGWDGSTA encoded by the coding sequence GTGCCCGGATCCCCGCACATCGTGCGTGATGTGATGACCCGCGACGTCGCCACCGTCGGCCGCGACGCCGCGTTCAAGGATGTCGTGCGGACGCTGCAGGACCGCGAGGTCAGCGCCGTGCCCGTGGTGGACGGCCGGGGGCGGGTCCTCGGTGTCGTCTCCGAGGCCGATCTGCTGCCCAAGGAGGAGTTCCGCGACAGCGACCCCGACCGGTACACGCAACTGCGCCGGCTGTCCGACCTCAGGAAGGCCGGTTCGCTGACCGCGGGCGAGCTGATGACCTCTCCCGCGATGACCGTCACGGCCGACGCCACGCTCGCGCAGGCCGCCCGGACCATGGCACGGGCCAGGGTCAAGCGGCTGCCGGTGGTGGCCGTGGACGGCCGTGTGGAGGGCATCGTCAGCCGGGCCGACCTGCTGAAGGTGTTCCTGCGGGACGACGAGGAGATCGCGGAGGAGGTGCGCCGCGAGGTCATGGCCTACCTCTTCCCGCCGCCGGCCTCGGCGGCCCGGATCGCGGTCGACGACGGGGTCGTGACGGTGAGCGGCCGGATCCGTGACACATCGCTGGTGCCGGTGGCCGCCCGGCTGATCCGGGCGGTGGAGGGGGTCGTGGACGTCACGTTCGAACTGGACGGGTGGGACGGTTCCACGGCCTGA
- a CDS encoding cation-translocating P-type ATPase produces the protein MGGRLAAAAVPERAPEADSHRLAPAEVAAGLGVDPATGLSARQAAERAATQGPNRLAEPARRPEWLKFLDQFRNWLIGILLIAAVVAGAIGDIKDAVVITVVLQINAVLGYLQERRAERSLEALRRMLVPTARVRRDGTQRQVEAASLVPGDIVLLEAGDRVPADGRLTVAESVEVAEAALTGESQPVAKSTAPVEAGTSGPVPLAERTSMLFMNTAVTRGRAEMIVTATGMRTELGAIAEALRSGAEPPSPLQIQLDSLGRRLALLSGVAVVAYALVALIQGERLGEIALRAVALAVAAIPEGLPAVLALTLALGVYRMARRGAIVKRLASVESLGSATVVCSDKTGTLTLNEMTVRALWTTGRLYDVTGEGYGTRGAVRGGEGHPDRLLPAVLPFALCNDARLTDDGFVGDPTEAALIVLATKAGLDADGLRAELPRTGELPFDAATKYMATFHAEPDGRTRVHVKGAVDVLLDLCTAVQAEEGVRPLDAPRRGEVEAVAARLGGAGLRVLGAATAVVDGPPDPSALPGLTLVSVAGIADPPRPQARDAMAQCRSAGVAVKMITGDHADTATAIARELDIDGQVVTGTELDRMTEEQLAARIDDIGVFARVAPEHKVGIVRALSSRGHIVAMTGDGVNDAAALRAAHIGVAMGRTGTDVAKEAADVVLTDDDFSTIVRAVREGRAIYDNIVKFVRFQLATNVGAILTLLGASLAGLPAPLTAAQLLWINIIMDGPPAMALAVDPARDDVMRHPPRDPEERILDTRRLLAITRAGAAMALGTLALLAAARSWIDTDTALTMAFTTFVLFQLFNSLNVRADDGPLLGRHQFRNRTLWLCLAAVLAVQVLAVHLPWARSVFGTVPLDAGQWALCLGTASTVLLVELAARAGRRLLGR, from the coding sequence GTGGGCGGACGACTGGCGGCAGCGGCCGTGCCGGAACGCGCACCGGAGGCGGACAGCCACCGACTGGCCCCGGCCGAGGTGGCCGCCGGCCTGGGGGTCGACCCGGCGACGGGACTGAGCGCGCGGCAGGCCGCCGAGCGCGCCGCGACCCAGGGGCCGAACCGGCTGGCCGAACCGGCCCGGCGGCCCGAATGGCTCAAGTTCCTGGACCAGTTCCGCAACTGGCTCATCGGCATCCTGCTGATCGCCGCCGTCGTGGCCGGCGCCATCGGCGACATCAAGGACGCCGTCGTGATCACCGTCGTCCTCCAGATCAACGCCGTCCTCGGCTACCTCCAGGAGCGGCGCGCCGAGCGCAGCCTGGAGGCGCTGCGCCGGATGCTGGTGCCCACCGCCCGCGTCCGTCGCGACGGCACGCAGCGGCAGGTCGAGGCCGCCAGCCTCGTCCCCGGGGACATCGTCCTGCTGGAGGCGGGCGACCGGGTGCCGGCTGACGGGCGGCTCACCGTCGCGGAGTCGGTGGAGGTCGCGGAGGCGGCCCTGACCGGCGAGTCACAGCCGGTCGCCAAGAGCACCGCGCCGGTCGAGGCGGGGACGAGCGGACCGGTGCCCCTCGCCGAACGCACCAGCATGCTGTTCATGAACACCGCCGTGACCCGGGGCCGGGCCGAGATGATCGTGACGGCCACCGGCATGCGCACCGAACTCGGCGCGATCGCCGAGGCGCTGCGCAGCGGCGCGGAACCGCCCAGCCCGCTCCAGATCCAGCTCGACAGCCTCGGCCGCCGGCTCGCCCTGCTCAGCGGCGTCGCGGTCGTCGCCTACGCGCTCGTCGCCCTGATCCAGGGCGAGAGACTCGGGGAGATCGCCCTGCGGGCCGTGGCCCTGGCCGTCGCCGCCATCCCCGAAGGGCTGCCGGCGGTCCTGGCGCTGACCCTCGCGCTGGGCGTGTACCGCATGGCACGCCGCGGGGCCATCGTCAAACGGCTCGCCTCGGTGGAGTCGCTGGGCTCGGCGACGGTCGTGTGCAGCGACAAGACCGGCACGCTGACCCTCAACGAGATGACGGTACGAGCCCTTTGGACCACCGGCAGGCTCTACGACGTCACCGGCGAGGGCTACGGCACCCGGGGCGCCGTCCGCGGCGGCGAGGGACACCCCGATCGACTCCTGCCCGCGGTCCTGCCGTTCGCCCTCTGCAACGACGCACGGCTGACCGACGACGGCTTCGTCGGCGACCCGACGGAGGCCGCGCTGATCGTCCTGGCCACGAAGGCCGGCCTCGACGCCGACGGGCTGCGGGCCGAACTGCCGCGCACCGGCGAGCTGCCGTTCGACGCCGCGACCAAGTACATGGCCACCTTCCACGCCGAGCCCGACGGCCGCACCCGCGTCCACGTCAAGGGCGCGGTGGACGTGCTGCTGGACCTGTGCACCGCCGTACAGGCCGAAGAAGGGGTACGACCCCTCGACGCCCCGCGCCGCGGCGAGGTCGAGGCCGTGGCCGCACGTCTCGGCGGCGCGGGACTGCGCGTCCTGGGTGCCGCCACCGCCGTCGTGGACGGCCCGCCGGACCCCAGCGCGCTGCCGGGCCTCACCCTCGTCTCCGTCGCCGGGATCGCCGACCCGCCGCGCCCCCAGGCCCGGGACGCGATGGCGCAGTGCCGGTCCGCGGGCGTCGCGGTGAAGATGATCACCGGGGACCATGCCGACACGGCGACGGCCATCGCCCGTGAACTCGACATCGACGGCCAGGTGGTCACCGGCACCGAGCTGGACCGGATGACGGAGGAACAACTCGCCGCGCGCATCGACGACATCGGCGTGTTCGCGCGGGTCGCCCCCGAGCACAAGGTCGGGATCGTGCGGGCCCTGTCGAGCCGCGGCCACATCGTCGCCATGACCGGTGACGGCGTCAACGACGCCGCGGCGCTGCGGGCCGCGCACATCGGCGTGGCGATGGGGCGCACCGGCACGGACGTGGCCAAGGAAGCCGCCGACGTGGTCCTCACCGACGACGACTTCTCCACCATCGTGCGGGCGGTCCGCGAGGGGCGGGCGATCTACGACAACATCGTCAAGTTCGTCCGCTTCCAGCTGGCCACCAACGTCGGCGCCATCCTGACCCTGCTGGGCGCCTCCCTGGCCGGCCTGCCGGCCCCGCTGACCGCGGCCCAGCTGCTGTGGATCAACATCATCATGGACGGCCCGCCCGCCATGGCCCTGGCCGTGGACCCCGCCCGCGACGACGTGATGCGCCACCCTCCGCGCGATCCCGAGGAACGCATCCTGGACACCCGCCGCCTGCTGGCCATCACCCGGGCTGGCGCGGCCATGGCACTCGGCACGCTGGCCCTGCTGGCCGCGGCCCGTTCGTGGATCGACACGGACACCGCGCTGACCATGGCGTTCACCACGTTCGTCCTGTTCCAGCTGTTCAACTCGCTGAACGTCCGCGCCGACGACGGGCCCCTGCTCGGCCGCCACCAGTTCCGCAACCGGACGCTGTGGCTGTGCCTGGCCGCAGTGCTGGCGGTGCAGGTGCTCGCCGTCCATCTGCCGTGGGCCCGCTCGGTGTTCGGCACGGTGCCGCTCGACGCGGGCCAGTGGGCGCTGTGCCTGGGTACGGCATCCACGGTGCTTCTCGTCGAGCTCGCGGCGCGCGCGGGGCGACGGCTGCTGGGGAGGTAG